The proteins below come from a single Halobacillus salinarum genomic window:
- a CDS encoding tRNA dihydrouridine synthase produces the protein MKDNFWHELPRPFFVLAPMEAVTDVVFRHVVTEAARPDVFFTEFTNTESYCHPRGKDSVRGRLTFTEDEQPIVAHIWGDKPEYFREMSMGMAEMGFRGIDINMGCPVANVAGKGKGCGLIRRPDVAADIIQEAKAGGLPVSVKTRLGYTEVEEWHGWLKHLLEQGIVNLTIHLRTKKEMSNVDAHWELIPEIKKLRDEVAPHTLLTINGDIPDRQKGLELAEKYEIDGVMIGRGVFHNPFCFETEKKEHTSEELLDLLRLQLDLHDKYSEELEPRLFKPLRRFFKIYVRGFRGASELRNQLMSTHSTDEVRALLDEFTTKDGVKEEEGFSVS, from the coding sequence ATGAAAGATAATTTTTGGCATGAGCTGCCGCGGCCTTTTTTTGTGTTGGCGCCGATGGAAGCCGTGACCGATGTCGTTTTTCGTCATGTCGTGACTGAAGCAGCAAGACCTGACGTGTTTTTTACAGAGTTTACGAATACGGAAAGCTACTGTCACCCGAGAGGAAAAGACAGTGTCCGCGGCCGTCTGACGTTCACAGAAGATGAACAGCCGATCGTCGCCCATATTTGGGGAGATAAGCCTGAATACTTCCGGGAAATGAGTATGGGTATGGCTGAAATGGGATTTCGCGGCATCGATATTAATATGGGTTGTCCTGTAGCTAATGTCGCAGGGAAAGGAAAAGGCTGCGGGCTGATCCGCCGTCCTGATGTCGCAGCCGACATCATCCAGGAAGCCAAAGCAGGGGGACTGCCTGTCAGCGTGAAAACCCGTCTCGGTTATACGGAAGTTGAGGAATGGCACGGCTGGCTGAAGCATCTCCTTGAACAGGGTATCGTCAACCTGACCATTCATCTCCGTACGAAAAAAGAAATGAGTAATGTCGATGCTCACTGGGAGCTGATTCCAGAGATCAAGAAGCTTCGTGACGAGGTTGCCCCTCATACGCTTCTAACGATTAACGGGGACATTCCTGATCGTCAAAAGGGACTCGAACTAGCAGAAAAGTATGAAATAGACGGAGTGATGATCGGGCGAGGAGTCTTTCATAACCCGTTTTGCTTCGAAACAGAGAAGAAAGAGCATACGAGTGAAGAACTGCTTGATCTTCTAAGGCTGCAGCTTGACCTTCATGATAAATATTCCGAAGAACTGGAGCCACGGCTCTTCAAACCGCTTCGCCGCTTTTTTAAGATTTACGTCCGTGGATTCCGGGGAGCGAGTGAGTTGAGGAATCAGCTGATGAGTACCCACTCTACCGATGAAGTGCGTGCGCTGCTTGATGAGTTCACAACGAAAGATGGCGTGAAGGAAGAGGAAGGTTTTTCTGTTTCTTAA
- a CDS encoding ABC transporter ATP-binding protein, with translation MIKVQHLTKVFGTEKVVSDLSFLLEEGTSTALIGPNGAGKTTTLSMLTGLLKPTNGSVSMQNVQDIRKEIGFLPQYPNFYPWLTALEFTEMTAKLNGVPNRDAKKQAEKMLEFVGLKNDLFKKTAVFSGGMKQRLGIAQAIVHKPRLLVLDEPVSALDPVGRREMINLLKQLQQQSTILYSTHILNDAEEMTDQLLFLNKGKLVEQGSLKDIRAKFDSSRFKVQFSSTDDALLFASQVQLPTLADKNCVFIEIIDNIPTMQQLMSQLIELPFTILKVERVTLTLEEIFMKVVGQ, from the coding sequence ATGATTAAGGTTCAGCATCTTACAAAGGTTTTTGGTACAGAGAAGGTAGTCTCAGATTTGTCATTTCTACTGGAAGAAGGGACATCTACAGCATTAATCGGACCCAATGGTGCCGGAAAAACGACTACTCTATCTATGCTGACCGGCTTATTAAAACCAACGAATGGATCTGTTAGTATGCAAAATGTACAAGATATCCGGAAGGAAATTGGATTTTTGCCTCAATACCCTAATTTTTACCCTTGGTTAACAGCATTAGAATTTACCGAAATGACTGCAAAGCTAAACGGTGTACCTAACAGGGATGCAAAAAAACAAGCAGAAAAAATGTTGGAATTTGTTGGGTTAAAGAACGATCTATTTAAAAAAACTGCAGTTTTTTCAGGTGGAATGAAACAACGGCTTGGCATTGCTCAAGCCATCGTCCACAAACCAAGGCTTCTTGTACTAGACGAACCTGTATCCGCTCTTGACCCAGTAGGAAGACGGGAAATGATAAATTTATTAAAACAGTTGCAGCAGCAATCTACGATTTTGTATTCGACACACATTTTAAATGACGCCGAGGAAATGACAGACCAGTTGCTCTTTTTAAACAAGGGAAAATTAGTAGAGCAAGGTTCTTTGAAGGACATACGTGCAAAATTCGATTCCTCCCGCTTTAAGGTTCAATTTTCAAGTACAGACGATGCATTACTTTTTGCTTCTCAAGTACAATTACCAACCCTTGCAGATAAAAATTGTGTCTTTATTGAAATAATAGATAACATTCCTACGATGCAGCAACTAATGTCCCAGCTAATTGAATTGCCATTTACGATATTAAAAGTGGAACGAGTTACGTTGACTCTAGAAGAAATTTTTATGAAGGTGGTTGGGCAATGA
- a CDS encoding ABC transporter permease, with product MKTFTVLLQKEFRESWRSYKFLWMPLLFIFLGISDPLTNYYMEDILNAVGNMPEGFSVTLPDYAPIDLLKASTGQFQSLGLIVLVITAAGMINRERQNGTATLIYVRPVSYIALFMSKWTVAGALGMVSAILGYAGSMYYTSILYGPVEAMAFIQMVLTYCVWILFSVAVALMFSALFKTAFAMAVTIIVLPVAIMIESLIGQYWHISPWKLADYGVQFIAQTDNEYYVKTLLLTVILMVLAIILGIFSTRKNSGTTKI from the coding sequence ATGAAAACTTTCACTGTACTACTTCAAAAAGAATTTCGTGAGAGTTGGAGAAGTTATAAATTTTTGTGGATGCCATTACTCTTTATTTTCCTCGGTATTTCAGATCCATTAACGAATTATTATATGGAAGACATATTAAACGCTGTTGGTAATATGCCAGAAGGGTTCTCAGTTACATTGCCTGATTACGCACCTATAGATCTACTAAAGGCTTCCACTGGTCAATTCCAATCTTTAGGACTGATTGTGCTTGTCATTACGGCTGCAGGAATGATTAATCGCGAACGGCAAAACGGCACAGCCACCCTGATCTATGTGAGGCCCGTTTCCTATATTGCCTTGTTTATGAGTAAATGGACTGTGGCAGGCGCATTAGGGATGGTCAGTGCCATTTTAGGTTATGCTGGCAGCATGTATTATACATCGATTTTATATGGTCCAGTTGAGGCGATGGCATTTATTCAAATGGTCCTGACTTACTGTGTATGGATTTTATTCTCAGTAGCTGTCGCTCTTATGTTTAGCGCACTATTTAAGACAGCTTTCGCAATGGCCGTGACCATTATCGTTCTGCCGGTTGCTATTATGATTGAATCCTTGATTGGTCAATACTGGCACATCTCCCCATGGAAACTAGCAGATTACGGCGTACAGTTCATTGCCCAAACTGATAATGAATATTATGTGAAAACATTGTTATTAACCGTTATCTTAATGGTTTTAGCAATTATTCTCGGTATCTTTTCCACTCGAAAAAATTCCGGAACGACGAAAATTTAA
- a CDS encoding DUF5677 domain-containing protein, protein MEERSTSKLSDHKYKKGKIITPMNSMLGDKLALNSWTNERLPEYLWLGLILHHYGRKKGLIKVQEILSLISGLELDVNQPKISIITNLDNHKQIDVYKIINSVVNSSILAPLTILLRGERYEQFNEYFYDKSQTLDYRISKIEEVLLRYYNHQSNEATDLRYLAICLPLFKGRVKLFEGVEGMIEALKNYSVTEHEDERMRFYRPAIRSFEGMELEEKDNTFISNFWKELGLLTDCNPVYINYEEQQTEMKLFIKDTRELLEHLILVNKEELLKESKFNVLIGSTAYIKKIFDELIEKDLGNSILGRHAYRTILEVYIMIKYLIKKEEENPNIFLDYQLYGVGKFKHVLLRCRDGELIKEDTSHIKTPIIHSLVNEPMWEEYLDIDVRYFDTQSIKKKFEEVDEKELYDVFYEYNNNYVHGFWGAVRESSMLFCDNPLHQYHSLPDLENYQKLPNVINDTQAIYKKYLETLSNIYEFPEWFKHKYGELSYGI, encoded by the coding sequence TTGGAAGAAAGAAGTACAAGTAAATTGTCAGACCATAAATATAAAAAAGGAAAGATTATTACTCCTATGAATTCAATGTTAGGTGATAAGCTTGCCTTGAATTCATGGACAAATGAAAGATTACCAGAGTATCTATGGTTAGGGCTTATATTACACCATTATGGAAGAAAAAAAGGTTTAATAAAAGTTCAAGAAATTCTTTCTTTAATCTCAGGGTTGGAACTAGATGTTAACCAGCCTAAAATATCAATAATCACCAATTTAGATAATCATAAACAGATCGATGTGTACAAAATTATTAATAGTGTCGTAAATTCAAGTATTCTAGCACCTTTAACTATTTTATTACGTGGCGAAAGGTATGAACAATTTAATGAATATTTTTACGATAAAAGTCAAACATTAGATTATAGGATCTCAAAAATAGAAGAGGTGCTTCTTCGCTATTATAATCATCAATCAAATGAAGCAACTGATCTTCGATACCTTGCTATTTGTTTACCTTTATTTAAAGGGAGGGTTAAGTTATTTGAAGGTGTTGAAGGCATGATTGAAGCCTTAAAGAATTATAGTGTTACTGAACATGAAGATGAAAGAATGCGTTTTTACAGGCCAGCAATAAGGTCTTTTGAGGGTATGGAGCTTGAGGAAAAAGACAACACTTTTATTTCTAACTTTTGGAAAGAACTAGGGTTGCTAACAGATTGTAATCCGGTGTATATAAATTACGAGGAACAACAAACAGAGATGAAATTGTTTATTAAAGATACTAGAGAATTATTGGAACATTTAATTTTAGTAAACAAAGAAGAGTTGCTCAAGGAATCAAAGTTTAATGTTTTAATTGGTTCAACAGCGTATATTAAAAAGATCTTTGATGAACTTATAGAAAAAGACTTAGGCAATTCTATTTTAGGAAGACATGCATATAGAACCATTTTAGAAGTTTATATAATGATCAAATACCTTATAAAAAAGGAAGAAGAAAATCCAAATATATTTTTAGATTATCAACTTTATGGAGTTGGTAAATTCAAGCACGTATTATTAAGGTGCAGAGATGGTGAATTAATTAAGGAAGATACGAGCCATATAAAAACACCTATAATACATTCACTAGTGAATGAACCTATGTGGGAAGAATATTTAGATATCGACGTTCGTTATTTTGATACGCAATCTATAAAAAAGAAGTTTGAAGAAGTAGATGAAAAAGAATTATATGATGTGTTCTATGAGTATAATAATAACTATGTACATGGTTTTTGGGGTGCGGTAAGAGAAAGTTCAATGTTGTTCTGTGATAATCCTTTGCATCAATATCATTCACTTCCAGACCTGGAAAATTATCAAAAGTTACCAAATGTTATTAACGATACTCAAGCAATATATAAAAAATATCTTGAAACATTATCAAATATATATGAGTTTCCCGAATGGTTTAAACATAAATATGGGGAATTATCTTATGGAATATAA
- a CDS encoding helix-turn-helix domain-containing protein → MKTEDFQFSTMIANRRKELKVTQEEIAEHVGVSRAAVSKWEKGLSYPDITLLPKLATYFNISIDTLLGYKPQLTKEQISRTYTQLAQQFSQKAFEDVEKSIEELLSEYYSCFPFVLKMAQLYLNYFPKSTDQQSILERVLQLSSRVKNLSGDLALVNEATMLEAFTYLQQGKPEEVLSLLGKDVQIQFGSDHLISTAHNMLGNLEKAKETIQISYYQNLMQLLSKATEAMMLELENADYIDETIYKIKELIRLFDLENLNFNTVLIFYYKAAKVYTLKGQSEQAIEMLRSYVKLCKKIQFPIKLKGNAYFYLLSQWIENTAQLSSEAPRDEQSVKKDLVQTIVQNPAFDSLKKHPSYQAMIRNLADYLKVEVNR, encoded by the coding sequence ATGAAGACGGAAGACTTTCAATTTTCAACAATGATTGCAAATCGTCGAAAAGAACTAAAGGTCACTCAAGAAGAAATTGCTGAACATGTAGGCGTATCAAGGGCAGCCGTTTCTAAATGGGAGAAGGGGCTAAGTTATCCGGATATTACGTTATTGCCAAAACTGGCCACTTACTTCAATATTTCTATCGACACATTATTAGGGTACAAACCTCAATTGACAAAGGAACAAATCAGCCGAACCTATACCCAACTGGCACAGCAATTCTCTCAAAAGGCATTTGAAGATGTGGAAAAGTCTATCGAAGAGCTGTTAAGTGAGTATTATTCTTGTTTTCCATTTGTTCTTAAGATGGCCCAACTCTACTTAAATTACTTTCCTAAGTCTACCGACCAACAGTCCATTCTGGAACGTGTTCTACAGCTTAGTTCAAGAGTAAAAAATTTAAGCGGGGATTTAGCATTAGTCAATGAGGCAACGATGCTGGAAGCTTTCACATATCTCCAGCAAGGGAAGCCGGAAGAGGTATTATCATTGCTTGGAAAGGATGTACAAATACAATTCGGTTCCGACCATCTTATTTCCACAGCCCATAACATGCTTGGAAATTTAGAAAAAGCAAAAGAAACCATCCAAATCAGTTATTATCAAAACTTAATGCAGCTCTTATCCAAAGCAACGGAAGCGATGATGCTGGAATTGGAAAACGCTGATTATATAGATGAAACGATATACAAAATTAAAGAACTTATACGTCTATTTGATTTAGAGAACCTAAATTTTAATACCGTGCTTATTTTTTATTACAAGGCAGCCAAAGTTTATACTTTGAAGGGTCAATCTGAACAGGCAATAGAAATGTTGCGGAGTTACGTAAAGCTTTGTAAAAAAATTCAGTTTCCCATAAAGTTAAAAGGAAATGCCTACTTCTATTTGTTGTCGCAGTGGATTGAAAATACAGCTCAATTAAGCAGCGAAGCACCTCGGGATGAACAATCAGTGAAAAAGGATCTGGTTCAAACGATTGTACAAAATCCAGCATTTGATTCATTAAAAAAACATCCAAGCTATCAAGCGATGATTCGTAATTTGGCAGACTACTTAAAGGTAGAGGTGAATAGATAA
- the dnaB gene encoding replicative DNA helicase has translation MIKNQQAEQSVIGTLLIEGSLMNVAILSPEHFAEKRHGMIFKAMRTIYDANEPVNIVTVTTALKDKIKEVGNVTYLTELSASIPTTSTFKHHQRLVLEAYRHRKAREAAVQYVKDPGDQAYEALRVHIESNRELGKEKKEKSTRETLVEITRDMNTPIKDGLTGYSTGYKELDQLTGGVQKGDLMILAARPSMGKTAFALTLAAHHCKQGGSSQIFSLEMGQKPLMQRIITTESLVDGHKWRSRDFNKQDYIDVMNIIGPISEWALHMDTQARTVGDIRAKIRSQIQKGKNDRHLVIIDYLQLISSAGRSERRDLEIGLITRELKLLATELDIPIILLSQLSRGVEQRQDKRPVMSDLRESGNIEQDADLIAFLYRADYYKWQDKEDEIELIISKQRNGPVGKVKLRFLKEYGKFIGVPTQLSLSVREDTNNKAFQSS, from the coding sequence ATGATTAAAAACCAGCAGGCAGAACAATCGGTCATCGGAACTCTCTTAATAGAAGGCTCGCTTATGAATGTTGCAATCCTTTCTCCGGAACATTTTGCCGAGAAAAGGCACGGGATGATTTTTAAGGCAATGAGAACCATCTATGACGCCAATGAGCCTGTGAACATCGTCACGGTGACCACCGCACTGAAAGACAAGATTAAAGAGGTTGGCAACGTGACCTATTTGACAGAGCTTTCGGCTTCCATTCCAACGACTTCCACATTTAAACATCACCAGCGCCTTGTGCTGGAAGCCTATCGTCACAGAAAGGCTCGCGAAGCAGCGGTCCAATACGTGAAAGACCCTGGTGATCAAGCGTACGAGGCATTACGCGTACATATCGAATCCAACCGGGAGCTGGGGAAAGAGAAGAAAGAAAAATCGACTAGAGAAACACTCGTGGAGATCACGCGTGACATGAACACACCTATTAAAGACGGGCTGACCGGTTATTCAACAGGCTATAAGGAGCTGGACCAATTGACGGGCGGGGTGCAGAAAGGGGATTTGATGATCCTAGCCGCGAGACCGTCGATGGGAAAGACCGCCTTTGCCCTCACCCTGGCTGCCCATCATTGTAAGCAGGGTGGCAGCTCCCAGATCTTCAGCCTGGAAATGGGGCAGAAGCCGCTTATGCAGCGGATCATTACGACCGAATCGCTAGTCGATGGACACAAGTGGCGCTCCCGGGATTTTAACAAGCAGGATTACATAGACGTCATGAATATTATTGGACCGATCTCCGAATGGGCGCTCCATATGGATACCCAGGCCCGGACTGTTGGAGATATCCGGGCAAAGATCCGGTCACAGATCCAAAAAGGAAAAAATGATCGCCATCTCGTGATCATTGACTATCTCCAACTGATTTCCTCTGCTGGCCGCTCGGAACGCCGCGACCTCGAGATCGGCCTCATTACAAGAGAACTGAAATTATTAGCCACAGAGCTCGACATCCCGATTATTTTATTGTCCCAATTATCAAGGGGCGTCGAGCAGCGCCAGGATAAGCGGCCGGTGATGTCCGACTTACGGGAATCCGGAAACATTGAACAGGACGCGGATCTTATCGCCTTTTTGTACAGGGCGGACTACTATAAGTGGCAGGACAAGGAAGACGAGATCGAATTGATCATCAGTAAGCAGCGGAATGGTCCGGTAGGGAAAGTAAAGCTCCGATTTCTGAAGGAATATGGCAAGTTTATCGGAGTTCCAACCCAGCTTTCCTTGTCGGTCAGAGAGGATACCAATAACAAAGCTTTTCAGTCTTCTTAG
- a CDS encoding DEAD/DEAH box helicase family protein, whose product MSNFNFLKTEKQFQDFTAACVEAEKSLQVSSATCAILTRRALELTVKWLYKSDEELKMPYQDNLSSLIHARTFRDVIDQDLFPLLKYIIKLGNVAVHTNSKINSDEAITSLRNLHQFVDWVCYCYSLNHIEQSFDETILYGGDEPRKRPKEYRDLYEKLSTKDQKLEEMIQQNLTLRKELTEKRKENTENYNYQVDQISEDKTRKLFIDVELKLAGWEFGKNVIEEYPVTGMPNASKEGFIDYVLLGDDGKPIAVVEAKKTSVDLYRGKQQAKLYADCVERMHGQRPVIFFTNGFDTRLWDDVEYPERKVSGFYTKEDLEKLISRRTLKRPLENIEINDNITNRAYQKEAITNVVEAISNKERESLLVMATGSGKTRTAISIVDVLVRHNWAKNILFLADRTALVKQAKNSFKELLPSLSLCNLLDNKDDPELSRMVFSTYPTMMNAIDELKRKDGNRLFTVGHFDLIIIDESHRSIYRKYKAIFDYFDSLLLGLTATPKDEIDKNTYDIFGLETGNPTYAYELRQAVDDGYLVDYYSIETSSKIIDDGLRYDDLSEKEKEAYEETFDDEVGDAISSDAVNKWLFNNQTVDRVLTDLMEKGIKVEGGDRIGKTVIFAKNAKHAKHIVERFNKLYPQYSGSYCKQIHYSVNYVDTLIDEFSTKDKPPYIAVSVDMLDTGIDIPEIVNLVFFKKVRSKSKFWQMIGRGTRLCSDLFGPGEDKTHFLIFDYLRNFEFFRENEKGMEGSVVVSLTQRLFETKLDIVRHLQHIDFPEEPYITFRQSLVEELQNEVDLLNEDHFQVRMHLQYIHQFKNKANWQSLTIQNVNDLKEHIAPLILSSDDEEMAKRFDLVMYMIMLAYTTASPATKPINRVINTADRLSELGTIPQIKENRDLLQQVQSDEFWQEANIVDLDEVREVMRDLVKFLEKEHRKDYYTNFKDEFEVIAEGKGDFYGANDLQNYRKRVSQYLKEHQDQMAIYKLHHNKSLTKQDVKQLEHILWEELGTKEDYNKEFGETPITRLVRQTVGLDRNSALDAFSEFLSEERLNSYQIKFVNHIVDYIVSNGYLEKKVLREDPFRSLGSITELFEDKIEDAKGIINVIDRINENSNFTEGA is encoded by the coding sequence ATGTCGAATTTTAATTTTTTAAAAACTGAAAAACAATTTCAAGATTTCACAGCAGCTTGCGTGGAGGCGGAAAAAAGCCTCCAAGTTAGCTCTGCTACATGTGCGATTTTAACTCGGCGTGCATTGGAACTTACGGTTAAATGGCTATATAAATCAGACGAAGAATTAAAAATGCCCTATCAAGATAATCTATCAAGCTTAATACACGCACGAACATTTCGAGATGTGATCGATCAAGATTTATTTCCGTTGCTGAAGTATATTATCAAACTAGGTAATGTGGCGGTACATACAAATTCTAAGATAAATAGTGATGAAGCCATTACATCCCTCCGCAATCTTCACCAATTTGTTGATTGGGTGTGCTATTGTTATTCCTTAAATCATATAGAACAATCATTTGATGAAACCATTCTTTATGGTGGAGATGAACCTCGTAAAAGACCAAAAGAGTATCGGGACCTATATGAAAAGTTAAGTACTAAAGATCAAAAGCTCGAAGAAATGATTCAACAAAATCTAACATTACGTAAAGAATTAACTGAAAAGCGAAAAGAGAACACAGAAAACTACAATTATCAGGTCGATCAAATTTCTGAAGATAAAACTCGCAAGTTATTTATTGATGTTGAATTGAAGCTAGCTGGTTGGGAGTTTGGAAAGAATGTAATTGAAGAATATCCTGTTACTGGTATGCCAAATGCATCTAAGGAAGGTTTTATTGATTACGTTTTGCTTGGTGATGATGGCAAGCCGATAGCGGTTGTAGAAGCGAAAAAGACATCAGTGGACTTGTACCGGGGAAAACAACAAGCGAAATTATATGCCGATTGTGTAGAGAGAATGCACGGACAACGACCGGTTATATTCTTTACAAATGGATTTGATACTCGATTATGGGATGATGTTGAATACCCTGAACGAAAAGTATCTGGATTTTACACAAAAGAAGATTTAGAAAAATTAATTTCTCGAAGAACCTTAAAACGCCCTTTAGAGAATATTGAAATAAACGACAACATTACGAATAGGGCTTATCAGAAAGAAGCAATAACAAATGTTGTGGAAGCCATAAGCAATAAAGAAAGAGAATCATTACTCGTGATGGCAACGGGTTCTGGAAAAACACGAACAGCCATTTCTATTGTCGATGTACTTGTACGTCATAATTGGGCGAAGAATATTCTTTTTTTAGCTGATCGGACTGCTCTTGTCAAACAAGCGAAAAATTCATTTAAAGAATTATTACCATCCTTGAGTTTATGTAACTTATTAGATAACAAAGACGACCCTGAACTAAGTCGAATGGTGTTTTCTACATATCCGACAATGATGAATGCGATTGATGAATTGAAACGAAAAGATGGAAATCGACTTTTCACAGTAGGCCATTTTGATTTAATCATAATCGATGAAAGTCACCGTAGTATATACCGTAAATATAAAGCAATATTTGATTATTTTGATAGTCTTCTACTTGGCTTAACGGCTACACCAAAAGATGAAATAGATAAAAACACATACGACATATTCGGTCTTGAGACTGGTAATCCAACATATGCATACGAACTTAGGCAAGCTGTTGATGATGGATACCTTGTAGATTATTATTCGATTGAAACATCATCTAAGATTATAGATGACGGATTGCGTTATGATGACTTATCCGAAAAAGAGAAAGAAGCATATGAGGAAACCTTTGATGATGAAGTTGGTGACGCTATTAGTAGTGACGCCGTTAACAAGTGGTTATTCAATAATCAAACAGTGGATCGTGTGTTAACAGATTTAATGGAAAAAGGCATTAAAGTAGAAGGCGGAGATCGAATCGGAAAAACGGTTATCTTTGCGAAAAACGCAAAGCACGCTAAGCATATAGTGGAGAGGTTCAATAAATTGTATCCACAATATAGTGGCAGCTATTGTAAACAAATCCATTACAGTGTTAATTATGTAGATACACTAATCGATGAATTTTCAACGAAAGATAAACCACCGTATATTGCTGTTTCTGTGGATATGTTGGATACAGGTATTGATATACCGGAAATAGTTAACCTTGTATTTTTCAAAAAAGTACGTTCTAAGTCTAAATTCTGGCAAATGATTGGTCGCGGAACTCGGTTATGTTCGGATCTATTTGGCCCAGGTGAAGATAAGACACATTTTCTTATTTTTGATTATTTACGAAACTTTGAGTTCTTCCGTGAGAATGAAAAAGGTATGGAAGGATCTGTTGTTGTTAGTTTAACCCAACGTTTATTTGAAACGAAACTAGACATAGTTAGACACCTACAACATATTGACTTTCCAGAGGAACCATATATCACGTTCCGTCAATCATTAGTGGAAGAACTTCAAAATGAAGTTGACTTGTTAAACGAGGATCACTTCCAAGTACGAATGCACCTTCAATATATTCACCAATTTAAAAATAAAGCTAATTGGCAGTCATTAACGATTCAAAACGTAAATGACCTCAAAGAACATATTGCACCACTTATTTTATCCAGTGATGACGAAGAAATGGCTAAACGCTTTGATTTAGTGATGTATATGATTATGCTTGCATATACCACCGCAAGTCCAGCAACCAAGCCGATTAACCGTGTTATTAACACAGCTGACAGGTTAAGTGAACTGGGGACTATTCCACAAATTAAAGAGAATAGAGACCTTTTACAACAAGTTCAATCAGATGAATTTTGGCAAGAAGCCAATATTGTTGATTTAGATGAAGTGCGTGAGGTAATGAGAGATTTGGTGAAGTTCTTGGAAAAAGAACATCGTAAAGATTACTATACGAACTTCAAAGATGAATTTGAAGTAATAGCTGAAGGAAAAGGTGATTTTTACGGTGCAAATGATTTACAAAACTATCGTAAAAGAGTCAGTCAATATTTAAAAGAACATCAAGATCAAATGGCAATATATAAATTACATCATAACAAGTCCCTTACTAAACAAGACGTGAAACAATTAGAGCATATTTTATGGGAAGAACTAGGGACAAAAGAAGACTATAATAAAGAGTTTGGTGAGACACCTATTACTAGATTAGTACGTCAAACTGTAGGACTTGATCGTAACTCGGCTTTAGATGCTTTCTCAGAATTTTTGTCAGAAGAAAGATTAAATAGTTACCAAATCAAGTTTGTCAATCATATCGTTGACTATATTGTTTCTAATGGCTACCTAGAGAAGAAAGTATTACGAGAAGATCCATTTCGATCACTTGGCAGTATTACTGAACTATTTGAAGATAAAATCGAGGATGCTAAAGGGATTATTAATGTGATCGATAGGATTAACGAAAATAGCAACTTTACGGAAGGCGCATAA
- a CDS encoding PLD nuclease N-terminal domain-containing protein, translating into MIDINWALVAPLIVIQIILVIFALIDLARIHATNGPKWLWVIVILFVNTIGPILYFIFGRKNS; encoded by the coding sequence ATGATAGATATCAATTGGGCGTTGGTCGCCCCATTAATTGTTATTCAGATAATTTTGGTTATTTTTGCCCTTATCGATTTGGCACGGATTCATGCTACAAACGGTCCAAAATGGCTCTGGGTTATTGTGATCCTATTCGTCAACACCATTGGACCCATTTTATACTTTATTTTTGGAAGAAAAAATTCATGA
- a CDS encoding DnaD domain-containing protein: MNYLKELNAFLDQLEMEELSLSASMLWISLMHFNNKVGWRKEFAVPSPTLMTKARLTESSFKRARTELKEKGYIKHTFVNRNRAPLYEMISRVNQVETEAVAESMNAGVSAGTDAGLGALFKRKERKRKEADEGTASKLNPHDFYQQNIGLLSPFIAERITYWCTEMSDELVIESMRRALQRNKRFFNYCEAILSRWQSAGVTSLESALSLEQSSNQKKSAEKEYDIFEEIRKERNL; encoded by the coding sequence ATGAATTACTTAAAAGAATTGAACGCATTTTTAGACCAGCTCGAAATGGAGGAACTGTCTTTATCAGCCTCGATGCTGTGGATTTCCTTAATGCACTTCAACAACAAAGTCGGCTGGAGAAAAGAATTCGCGGTTCCGTCACCAACGCTTATGACGAAGGCCCGCTTGACCGAGAGTTCTTTTAAACGTGCGCGCACAGAGTTGAAAGAAAAGGGCTACATTAAGCACACGTTTGTCAACCGTAACCGGGCTCCTTTGTATGAAATGATCTCACGCGTGAACCAGGTTGAGACCGAAGCAGTGGCCGAGAGCATGAACGCTGGAGTGAGCGCAGGAACGGACGCAGGGCTGGGCGCTTTATTTAAAAGAAAAGAACGAAAAAGAAAAGAAGCTGATGAAGGGACCGCGTCTAAGCTCAATCCGCATGATTTTTACCAGCAGAACATCGGATTACTGAGTCCTTTTATTGCCGAACGGATTACGTACTGGTGTACGGAAATGTCTGATGAACTGGTTATTGAATCAATGAGGCGTGCGTTACAGCGGAACAAACGGTTCTTCAACTATTGCGAAGCGATTTTGAGCAGGTGGCAGTCTGCGGGGGTCACCTCCCTCGAAAGTGCCCTGTCTCTAGAGCAGTCATCCAATCAAAAGAAATCAGCTGAAAAAGAATACGACATTTTTGAGGAGATCAGAAAGGAGCGGAATCTATGA